A portion of the Candidatus Marinarcus aquaticus genome contains these proteins:
- a CDS encoding YciI family protein, producing MFIVLLTYIKPLEVVDDYLEAHVKYLKEQYKEGNFIASGRKIPRDGGVILSKLDSKEKLQEVLKKDPFKLANVANYEIIEFVPSMTSDEYENLKWEC from the coding sequence ATGTTTATAGTTTTACTTACATATATAAAACCATTAGAAGTTGTTGATGATTATTTAGAAGCACATGTAAAATATTTAAAAGAGCAATATAAAGAAGGAAATTTTATAGCATCAGGAAGAAAAATTCCAAGAGATGGTGGAGTGATACTCTCAAAACTTGATTCAAAAGAGAAGTTACAAGAAGTGCTTAAAAAAGACCCTTTTAAACTTGCAAATGTTGCAAATTATGAAATAATAGAATTTGTTCCAAGTATGACATCAGATGAGTATGAAAATTTGAAATGGGAGTGTTAG
- a CDS encoding IS256 family transposase: protein MNQTLDLTDALEQIKAGAKIDGKDGVLAPLIKQLTEAALQAELESHLTTEINKNRKNGKSTKTMKSSVGEFELDVPRDRNGSYEPQIVKKHQTHMSDHIEQKILSLYALGNSYSQISEHIQELYGTEFSKATISAVTDKVIPLLKEWQQRPLESIYPFVWLDAIHYKIKDNGRYISKAVYTILGVGLNGKKEILGLYLSENEGTNFWLQVLTDLNNRGVEDILIASVDGLKGFPEAINAIFPNTEVQLCIVHQIRNSIRYVASKNQKEFMKDLKIIYQAISKEAAEMELDNLESKWGKKYPIVIKSWRNKWEHLSAYFKYPEEIRRIIYTTNIIESVHRQFRKLTKTKGAFPNENSLLKLLYMGIQNASKKWTMPIWNWSLTISQLAILFEGRLDESLNL from the coding sequence ATGAATCAAACACTTGATTTAACAGATGCACTTGAACAAATTAAAGCTGGTGCAAAAATAGATGGTAAGGACGGAGTTTTAGCTCCTCTTATCAAACAACTAACTGAAGCTGCATTACAAGCAGAACTTGAATCACATCTTACTACTGAGATAAATAAAAACCGTAAGAACGGTAAATCTACTAAAACTATGAAAAGTAGTGTTGGAGAATTTGAACTTGATGTTCCAAGAGATAGGAATGGTTCTTATGAACCTCAAATAGTTAAAAAACATCAAACACATATGTCAGACCATATAGAGCAAAAGATTTTATCTTTATATGCTCTTGGTAATAGCTACTCTCAAATATCTGAACATATTCAAGAGTTATATGGTACTGAGTTTTCTAAAGCAACAATAAGTGCTGTTACAGACAAAGTTATACCATTGCTCAAAGAGTGGCAACAAAGACCATTAGAATCAATCTATCCATTTGTATGGCTTGATGCTATACACTATAAAATTAAAGATAATGGTAGATATATTTCAAAAGCAGTTTATACTATCCTTGGTGTTGGACTAAATGGCAAAAAAGAGATATTAGGTTTATACCTTTCAGAAAATGAGGGAACTAACTTCTGGCTACAGGTTTTAACTGATTTAAATAATAGAGGTGTAGAAGATATACTTATTGCATCTGTTGATGGATTAAAAGGGTTTCCAGAAGCTATAAATGCAATATTTCCAAATACTGAAGTTCAATTGTGTATCGTACATCAAATTAGAAATTCAATACGCTATGTAGCTTCTAAAAACCAAAAAGAGTTTATGAAAGATTTGAAGATTATCTATCAAGCTATCTCCAAAGAAGCTGCTGAAATGGAACTTGACAACCTTGAGTCTAAGTGGGGCAAAAAATATCCTATTGTAATTAAGTCGTGGAGGAACAAATGGGAACATCTATCTGCATATTTTAAATATCCTGAAGAGATAAGACGCATCATCTACACTACTAATATTATTGAATCAGTTCACAGACAGTTTAGAAAACTTACTAAAACTAAAGGTGCTTTCCCAAATGAAAATAGTCTTCTCAAACTTTTGTATATGGGTATTCAGAATGCTTCTAAAAAATGGACTATGCCTATTTGGAATTGGTCGCTAACTATTTCACAGTTGGCAATATTATTTGAGGGCAGACTAGATGAATCTTTAAACTTATGA
- a CDS encoding PhzF family phenazine biosynthesis protein, whose translation MKVEKVSAFAYKNRGGNPAGVLILDEMLSEEQMLEIAKEVNYSETAFLLKQGNSFRIRYFSPETEIAFCGHATIASGFILGQKFGLGIYDLVLSDGKIQIEVNENNNKIFTSINSVKTYTYDIEKDYVDSILDAFSFSKNDLNEKYPIKVSFSGINNLILFVKNKKTLQEMKYDFEKVKELMINKNIVTINILWKENENLFHSRNAFAYGGVYEDPATGSAAIALGEYLRNMGIKKSGEIEILQGFDMKQPSQLFVSFNEILNSSIKVSGACRFVN comes from the coding sequence TTGAAAGTAGAAAAAGTATCAGCCTTTGCATATAAAAATAGAGGTGGTAATCCAGCAGGGGTATTGATTTTAGATGAAATGTTAAGTGAAGAACAAATGCTTGAAATTGCCAAAGAGGTTAATTATTCAGAAACAGCATTTTTGTTAAAACAAGGTAATTCTTTTAGAATAAGATACTTCTCTCCTGAAACAGAAATAGCTTTTTGTGGTCATGCAACAATTGCAAGTGGTTTTATACTTGGTCAAAAATTTGGCTTAGGTATATATGATTTAGTTTTAAGTGATGGCAAAATTCAAATTGAAGTTAATGAAAATAATAATAAAATTTTTACAAGTATTAATTCAGTAAAAACATATACATATGATATTGAAAAAGATTATGTAGATAGTATTCTTGATGCTTTTTCATTTAGTAAAAATGATTTAAATGAAAAATATCCAATAAAAGTATCTTTTTCAGGAATAAATAATCTAATTTTATTTGTTAAAAATAAAAAAACGCTTCAAGAAATGAAATATGATTTTGAAAAAGTAAAAGAATTAATGATAAATAAAAATATTGTAACTATTAATATTTTATGGAAAGAAAATGAAAATTTATTTCATTCAAGAAATGCTTTTGCTTATGGTGGAGTATATGAAGACCCAGCAACTGGTTCTGCTGCTATTGCTTTAGGAGAATATTTAAGAAATATGGGAATTAAAAAATCAGGAGAAATTGAGATTTTACAAGGATTTGATATGAAACAACCATCTCAATTATTTGTAAGTTTTAACGAGATTTTAAATAGTTCAATTAAAGTTTCTGGAGCTTGCAGATTTGTAAACTAG
- a CDS encoding LysE family transporter, with protein sequence MEFHIWLTFAIATFVVSLSPGVGAVVSMNYGLKYGLKKSYPAILGLQVGYLIQAFIVVIGLGAIITKSVMVFNIIKWIGVAYLVYFGLSKIFEKVELVDEQEKINSYNPKKAFFSSILINLTNVKATIFLVAFIPQFINPNESIFFQFMILAVTLSILDIFVMTGYSSLASKLKFLLKDVKAIKIQNRITGGLLILAAIFMANTKRA encoded by the coding sequence ATGGAATTTCATATTTGGTTAACTTTTGCAATAGCAACCTTTGTTGTATCTCTTTCTCCAGGAGTTGGAGCAGTTGTTTCAATGAATTATGGATTAAAATATGGACTTAAAAAATCATACCCTGCAATTTTAGGATTACAAGTTGGATATCTAATTCAAGCTTTTATTGTAGTTATTGGATTGGGTGCGATTATAACTAAATCTGTGATGGTTTTTAATATTATCAAATGGATTGGTGTTGCTTATTTAGTATATTTTGGATTAAGTAAAATTTTTGAAAAAGTTGAGTTGGTTGATGAACAAGAAAAAATAAATTCATATAATCCTAAAAAAGCTTTTTTTAGTTCTATTTTAATAAATTTGACAAATGTAAAAGCAACAATATTTTTAGTGGCTTTTATTCCTCAATTTATTAATCCTAATGAATCAATATTTTTTCAATTTATGATTCTTGCTGTTACGTTGAGTATATTAGATATTTTTGTAATGACAGGTTATTCTTCTCTTGCATCTAAATTAAAATTTTTATTAAAAGATGTAAAAGCAATAAAAATACAAAATAGAATAACAGGTGGATTACTTATTTTAGCTGCAATTTTTATGGCAAATACAAAAAGAGCTTAA
- a CDS encoding SDR family oxidoreductase, producing the protein MKKKRFLVAGATGYLGQYIVKEIKKQDYFVRVLIREEKQKELFSNVDEFFIGEVTKPETLNNIANNIDYIFSSIGITRQRDGLTYMDVDYQGNKNLLNEAIKSNVTKFEYISAIDGDKFKNLKIFEAKEKFVEELKNSSLKYSIIRPNGFFSDMKDFLNIAKSGKIYLFSHGEYKLNPIHGEDLARFCVKKLISTDNEEEQIGGPDILTQNEIAKLALKAWNKEIKIVHLPNFIRVIIIKLLRIFTSSKVYGPIEFFLTLLAKDNIASTYGDKRLEDFFLEEVKKTRN; encoded by the coding sequence TTGAAGAAAAAAAGATTTTTAGTTGCAGGAGCAACAGGATATTTAGGTCAATATATTGTAAAAGAGATAAAGAAGCAAGATTACTTTGTAAGAGTATTAATTAGAGAAGAAAAACAAAAAGAGTTATTTTCAAATGTCGATGAGTTTTTTATAGGAGAAGTTACAAAACCTGAAACATTAAATAATATAGCTAATAATATTGATTATATTTTTTCAAGTATTGGTATTACTAGACAAAGAGATGGTTTAACTTATATGGATGTGGATTATCAAGGAAATAAAAATTTATTAAATGAAGCTATTAAATCAAATGTAACAAAATTTGAATACATCTCTGCTATAGATGGAGATAAATTTAAAAATTTAAAAATATTTGAAGCAAAAGAGAAGTTTGTTGAGGAATTAAAAAACTCATCATTAAAATATAGTATCATAAGACCAAATGGCTTTTTTTCAGATATGAAAGATTTTTTAAATATAGCAAAAAGTGGAAAAATATATCTATTTTCTCATGGTGAATATAAACTCAATCCTATACATGGAGAAGATTTAGCAAGATTTTGTGTAAAAAAACTAATTTCAACTGATAATGAAGAGGAACAAATAGGAGGTCCAGATATACTAACTCAAAATGAAATAGCTAAACTTGCACTAAAAGCTTGGAACAAAGAGATTAAAATAGTACATTTGCCTAATTTTATTAGAGTTATTATTATAAAACTTCTTAGAATTTTCACTTCATCTAAAGTATATGGACCAATTGAATTTTTTTTAACTCTTTTGGCAAAAGACAATATTGCTTCTACCTATGGAGATAAAAGATTAGAAGACTTTTTTTTAGAAGAAGTCAAAAAAACCAGAAATTAG
- a CDS encoding alpha/beta fold hydrolase: MSNTPIYKFLNEKKLILDEIEIAYHQEGEGEVIILLHGWPQTSYMWRKVIPILSKNFRVIALDLPGLGNSSDTLNYDTKNIATIINDFRNKLGIKKFHLIGHDIGAWVATSYSLFFEEYLNSLVIIDAGIPGLIPDDLFKLENANKVWQFYFHSLDSIPEFLTKGKEKEYISWYFEKKSYIKNSIKEEDIENYYLSYIKPNKMRNGFEYYRYFEKSALQNKKQTSKISTKILAIGGEFAVSEQVGIAMKKISNNVVSSIIKECGHYVPEEKAEELCEIINSFILSELKKL, encoded by the coding sequence ATGTCAAATACACCTATTTATAAATTTTTAAATGAAAAAAAATTGATTTTAGATGAAATAGAGATTGCTTATCATCAAGAAGGGGAAGGAGAAGTTATTATTTTACTTCATGGTTGGCCACAAACATCATATATGTGGAGAAAGGTAATTCCAATTTTATCAAAGAACTTTAGAGTTATAGCTCTTGATTTACCAGGTTTAGGAAATAGTAGCGATACTTTAAACTATGATACAAAAAATATTGCAACAATTATTAATGATTTTAGAAATAAATTAGGTATAAAAAAATTCCATCTAATTGGGCATGACATAGGTGCTTGGGTTGCCACAAGTTATTCTTTATTTTTTGAAGAGTATTTAAATAGTCTGGTTATTATAGATGCTGGAATTCCAGGCTTAATACCTGATGATTTATTCAAATTAGAAAATGCAAATAAAGTTTGGCAATTTTATTTTCATAGTTTAGATTCTATTCCAGAATTTTTAACTAAAGGTAAAGAAAAAGAGTATATTTCATGGTATTTTGAGAAAAAATCTTACATTAAAAATTCAATAAAAGAAGAAGATATAGAAAATTACTATTTATCATATATAAAACCAAATAAAATGAGAAATGGTTTTGAATATTATAGATACTTTGAAAAAAGTGCTCTTCAAAACAAAAAGCAAACTTCTAAAATATCAACAAAAATTTTAGCAATTGGAGGGGAATTTGCTGTTTCTGAGCAAGTGGGTATTGCCATGAAAAAGATTTCAAATAATGTTGTAAGTTCAATTATAAAAGAGTGTGGACATTATGTTCCAGAAGAAAAAGCTGAAGAATTATGTGAAATAATAAATTCTTTTATACTATCTGAATTAAAAAAATTATAA
- a CDS encoding TetR/AcrR family transcriptional regulator, whose translation MEKINTKNRLIESAYNEIYENGYQGASLNTILKNANVHKGSMYHFFSTKKEMALCAIQEKIYAKFEERYGRILNLNSNYLEALIEQLKDTSQRDFIRGCPIANIVQEMSNIDDEFKVIMEKIYYTFRKSIKNILDMAIEKKEMKECDTNKLSLYIASTLEGAILSAKATGNVQDYSDVIDMLAIFILSFKN comes from the coding sequence ATGGAAAAAATTAATACAAAAAATAGATTAATAGAGTCGGCATATAATGAAATATATGAAAATGGCTATCAAGGAGCTTCTTTAAATACTATTTTAAAAAATGCAAATGTTCACAAAGGATCAATGTATCACTTTTTTTCAACAAAAAAAGAGATGGCACTATGTGCAATTCAAGAGAAGATTTATGCAAAATTTGAAGAGAGATATGGAAGAATCTTAAATTTAAATAGCAATTATTTAGAAGCATTAATTGAACAATTAAAAGATACTTCCCAAAGGGATTTTATAAGAGGCTGTCCCATAGCAAATATTGTGCAAGAGATGTCTAATATTGATGATGAGTTTAAAGTTATAATGGAAAAGATATATTATACTTTTAGGAAAAGTATAAAAAATATTTTAGATATGGCAATAGAAAAAAAAGAGATGAAAGAGTGTGATACTAATAAATTATCTCTTTATATTGCTTCAACATTGGAAGGTGCAATTCTTTCAGCAAAAGCTACTGGAAATGTACAAGATTATAGTGATGTAATTGATATGTTAGCTATATTTATTTTGTCTTTTAAAAACTAA
- a CDS encoding Crp/Fnr family transcriptional regulator, translated as MNEVNSEFYYDKLRKACNQYYEFSDESFEAFKNICFIKEVKKGEVLQDTYSKAKYIYFICKGILRTYYLNEEGTIYTKNLFSENYFSASKVSLLTKENSYLNIEALEDSVLIYINFEEYKQLINSNMEFKDFYINYLEKNWVIVKEKNEISLIIDDATTRYLNFIKNNPNIQNRISQHHIANHLGITPTQLSRIRKKLKSTYVNDKIN; from the coding sequence ATGAATGAAGTAAATAGTGAATTTTATTATGATAAGTTAAGAAAAGCTTGTAATCAATATTATGAATTCAGTGATGAATCTTTTGAGGCTTTTAAAAATATCTGTTTTATAAAAGAGGTCAAAAAGGGTGAAGTGCTGCAAGACACATACTCAAAAGCGAAATATATCTATTTTATTTGTAAAGGAATTCTTCGTACATACTATTTAAATGAAGAAGGAACAATATATACAAAAAACCTTTTTAGTGAGAATTATTTCTCTGCTTCAAAGGTCTCTTTACTTACAAAAGAGAACTCTTATTTAAATATTGAAGCTTTAGAAGATTCTGTTTTAATCTATATCAATTTTGAAGAGTATAAACAACTCATCAACTCCAATATGGAGTTTAAAGATTTTTACATCAACTATTTGGAAAAAAATTGGGTGATTGTAAAAGAGAAAAATGAGATTTCATTGATTATTGATGATGCCACAACCAGATATTTGAATTTTATAAAAAATAATCCAAATATACAAAATAGAATTTCACAACACCATATTGCAAACCACTTAGGAATAACACCTACGCAATTGAGTCGAATAAGAAAAAAACTCAAATCAACCTATGTAAATGACAAAATAAATTAA
- a CDS encoding DMT family transporter, with the protein MSENFKAHILVIIATFLIAGSFIVSKKLAGIIDPISLTLFRFVFASIVLAPIIFIKQKYRTKVRETFKRALVISLFYSLYFIGLFKALEYTTALNTGTLFTLVPLLTAVLAIFVFKQTITLFQFLVYVVGIIGTCMVVFKGDLQLFLNLSLNYGDVIFLFAIVAMALYSISAKHFYKEGDEVLVLTFMTLIGGIIWMGLALVLFNIPLQWEKINDNLFLDMSYLAIAATLFTVYLNQKATVILGPKKTMAYIYTSPVAVALLMYLFYAQSMSFWVFIGIIISSMATLILLFKS; encoded by the coding sequence ATGAGTGAAAATTTTAAAGCACATATTTTAGTTATAATAGCCACTTTTTTAATTGCGGGTTCATTTATAGTTTCAAAAAAATTAGCAGGTATCATTGACCCTATATCTTTGACTCTTTTTCGATTTGTTTTTGCTTCAATAGTTTTAGCTCCCATCATTTTTATAAAACAAAAATACAGAACTAAAGTAAGAGAAACATTTAAACGAGCTTTGGTTATCAGTCTGTTTTACTCTTTGTATTTTATTGGTTTATTCAAAGCTTTAGAGTACACAACAGCTTTAAATACAGGCACACTGTTTACTTTAGTTCCTCTTCTAACAGCAGTTTTGGCTATTTTTGTATTTAAACAAACCATCACACTTTTTCAGTTTTTGGTATATGTAGTTGGTATTATTGGAACGTGTATGGTTGTATTTAAAGGGGATTTACAACTGTTTTTAAATCTTTCATTAAATTATGGTGATGTAATCTTTTTGTTTGCCATTGTTGCTATGGCTTTATATTCTATCAGTGCCAAACATTTTTATAAAGAGGGTGATGAAGTATTAGTTTTAACCTTTATGACGTTAATCGGTGGTATTATCTGGATGGGGTTAGCTTTGGTGTTGTTCAATATCCCTTTACAATGGGAAAAAATAAATGACAATCTATTTTTAGATATGAGTTATTTAGCCATTGCTGCAACGCTGTTTACGGTATACTTAAACCAAAAAGCAACTGTGATTTTGGGTCCTAAAAAGACCATGGCCTATATTTATACAAGTCCTGTAGCGGTTGCTTTGTTGATGTATCTGTTTTATGCACAAAGCATGAGTTTTTGGGTTTTTATAGGCATTATCATATCTTCAATGGCCACACTCATACTTTTATTCAAAAGTTGA
- a CDS encoding N(5)-(carboxyethyl)ornithine synthase, translated as MIQVKGNQTMHKLKVGVIGTSKKVDEKRLPIHPKHLDRIPKELREQLIFEEGYGSPFGISDEEIAAQTGGIDTRHNLLANIGTVIINKPVLSDLEELKVGGTLWGYVHCVQQEEITQIAIERQQTLIAFEDMFVWSPEGQVGRHTFYKNNEMAGYCAVIHALQLKGIDGHYGNQRKILIFGFGAVSRGAIYALKAHGFRDITICIQRPDHEVREEVLDCHYVRVQKGENKQARMIVIEHDGSIHPLSELISKADIIVNGVFQDTQNPTDFIIKGESSFLKPDSLIIDVSCDEGMGFFFSKPTTFKNPMFKHKSIDYYAVDHTPSYLWESATRSISAALIVYLPTVLAGPEAWNKDETIRKAINIDLGVILNKSILSFQNRKENYPHKCFTIDENAVTNSITLLSKKR; from the coding sequence ATGATTCAAGTAAAAGGAAATCAAACCATGCATAAGTTAAAAGTAGGAGTTATTGGAACTTCAAAAAAAGTAGATGAGAAAAGGCTTCCAATACACCCCAAACATTTAGATCGTATTCCAAAAGAATTAAGAGAACAACTAATATTTGAAGAGGGTTATGGCTCACCCTTTGGCATTTCAGATGAAGAGATTGCAGCACAAACTGGTGGAATCGACACACGACATAATCTATTGGCCAATATAGGCACTGTTATTATTAATAAACCTGTATTATCTGATTTGGAGGAACTAAAAGTTGGAGGAACACTTTGGGGATATGTACATTGCGTACAACAAGAAGAGATAACCCAAATAGCAATAGAACGTCAACAAACACTTATTGCTTTTGAAGATATGTTTGTTTGGTCACCAGAAGGACAAGTTGGTCGTCATACCTTTTATAAAAACAATGAAATGGCAGGATATTGTGCTGTAATACATGCTTTACAACTAAAAGGAATAGATGGACACTATGGGAACCAGAGAAAAATACTTATTTTTGGTTTTGGTGCAGTCAGCCGTGGTGCAATTTATGCTCTAAAAGCACATGGTTTTAGAGATATTACTATTTGTATTCAACGACCAGACCATGAAGTTAGAGAAGAGGTACTTGATTGTCATTATGTAAGAGTTCAAAAAGGAGAGAATAAACAAGCACGGATGATAGTAATAGAACATGATGGCTCAATACATCCACTCTCAGAACTTATTAGTAAAGCAGATATTATCGTAAATGGAGTTTTTCAAGATACACAAAACCCAACAGATTTTATCATAAAAGGAGAAAGCTCTTTTCTTAAACCTGATAGTTTAATCATAGATGTCAGTTGTGATGAAGGGATGGGATTCTTTTTTTCAAAACCCACAACATTTAAAAACCCTATGTTTAAACATAAGAGTATAGATTATTATGCTGTTGACCATACACCAAGTTATCTTTGGGAGAGTGCAACCCGTTCTATTTCAGCTGCATTGATTGTATATTTGCCAACGGTATTAGCAGGTCCTGAAGCTTGGAATAAAGATGAAACTATTCGAAAAGCTATCAATATTGATTTGGGTGTTATTTTAAATAAATCTATTTTATCATTTCAAAATCGTAAAGAGAACTATCCTCACAAATGTTTTACAATAGACGAAAATGCTGTTACAAACTCTATTACTTTACTCAGCAAAAAAAGATAG
- a CDS encoding DUF2179 domain-containing protein, with product MGKDTAVEVLFIVEKRRNIPALIRLINNLDQKAVYTVSDLKSVYDGPEYISKKSFWNMRRTK from the coding sequence ATGGGTAAAGATACAGCAGTTGAAGTTCTATTTATCGTTGAAAAAAGACGTAATATACCAGCACTTATTCGATTAATCAACAACCTTGACCAAAAAGCAGTCTATACTGTATCTGATTTAAAAAGTGTTTATGATGGTCCAGAATATATAAGCAAAAAAAGTTTTTGGAATATGAGAAGGACTAAATAA